The Anopheles gambiae chromosome 2, idAnoGambNW_F1_1, whole genome shotgun sequence genomic sequence GAGCTAAATCATAGCCTGTCCTATACGGGGACGGATGGGATGGCGTAATAAAACCCAATCTAGGTGGCTTTAATGCGGTAATTTATAACGAATGACAGTTGATTTTGTGGTAATCATGCAGGGCCTACCGTTTGGTGACGGATTTACCGGAAGTCTTGTCCATGATTAGGTGTTCACATGGGTCTGTCTAGTATCCTTCAGGATGCAAGCAGTATAAACTCGCCATTTTTCTACTACAGTTCTGAAATTAACGAAATGTTCTGTTGTTATTTCTTAAAAATCTTGTTTGTCTTATAAATATCACAtccattacagggttttcaggAGTGcacatagctgtgggacactgaCTCTATTGACTccttacgtgaaatgaacttgaTGTAATAGGAATTGatctctatagcacccttgttggagaAATCCAATAAGAATTTCCACGGATCCTGTCCAAACAGGTTGCCATAGAGTTCAATTTGCTTCATATGAAGTTCAattcccataagaaagagtcaaggaattGTCCCACActtatgagaacccctggaaaaccctgtatcaagTAGCATATTCCTAAGAAATGTTATCCTCGTATCAGGAAGCATCGATTGCCTATCACTGACACAGGGGCAGCGAAATGCCTGGCAAGCATCGTTcacgttttctttttcaattaaGCTGTCCATGGGAGTTTGCGATGGCCACCATCGAACACCACTGCACCACCGTGCTTTCCCACACCATTGGAAAGTTTGCAGTCGTCCGTAATGAACAATCAACCGTTCGAATCACCATTTTCTTTGCTCCAAAAAATCACCATTCCTTTTGTCAGCTTTCCGGGAGTTTATTTACCAAAACTCTACCCCACTTTCCCTCCCCCATTTCAAAGGGGATTCCCCCATCCCCTTGACAATCACCTTCCGGAGTGGTTCGGCAGACCCCCAGAAGAGTTCCTCGGGGAGGAGTGGAAAGTGGACGGTTTATTTCATTAATTCAGCTGTTGCTGGTTGGCAGCACTTGAAAGTTGTTGGACCGGGCGCTGGCGGGGTACCGCTTTTGACCTTCCGGAACTGCTTCCAATCGAACCGGAAACTTCACCTCGCCGAATTTTTGTCCCTCTTTCCTTCCGAGCAGTCGGATGCTTGGTTGGTGGAATAACGACTGCCGGGAGAGCGAGTGGTACCACtcttaaaatcatccaagTTGTGCATGAAAATCTCCAACAAGGCATTAAATTAGAAAAGTTTTCGTGAAGCTCGCCGGCATTCCGGCACCTTGCACCGTGTTCaccgtgctctctctctcgcagcATTGTCCAGCAGCATCGATTTCGGCAACTTTATTTGGCTGTTGCTGGTCCTGGTTCAGACGGaacggaacacacacacacgcacacagccacaaaAATGGGAGAGTGCTTCAGGAGTGAGGTTGCTTTTTCAAGAGATCGGTCCCATCCTCCGGGGTGGGGTGTGTTTGGGTGGAAactattgaaaaaataataagagaCAAACGAAAATACAACTACGACGATTCAATCAAGGGGCCGCCAACCGCCACCGGAATGCTTTCAACGTGGGTCTCCCACCCGGAGGTTGGTATTATAATAGTAATGATAACGATAACGGTGGTGGTATTTGCGGAGATTGTAAAGCGAAGCCAGATCAGAAGTTCCCGGAATGGCCACtagaaataataatacaatGGGATGGGGGCAAAAAGATGGAAAGAGAGGCGAGCATTTGAATTCGTTTAAAGGTAGTCGTGGTGATGGTAGGTGCCCATGGCATCATTACAGCATCacgacaacaacagcagcaaaaaaagaacttcCTCCCGGATGGTCCGGCATGAGTTTTGGGTGGCAATTTTGCCGAGAATCCAAATTATTCTATTGTCAAACTTTGGCCCATCTTGTTGGGATGGCTTTTCTATTCTTTCCCTTATaggtgggcgtgtgtgtgtgtgtgtgtgtgtgtgtgtttagacGGTTCTAGTGCGAGTGGTACCGTATGCAGGGTTCCAGCTACCATGGATTGGGGGGACACCGATTTTCCGAAATTCCCGTTATTGTTGGTAGCGTTCCCGGCAGCGATTCCACTTTTTCCTAATAAGCATTTTTGGGAACTTTTGTGGCTTTAATTCATTCACCTTCGGCATTCAAATCGGACGTCCTCATTCCCTCGCATGCCCCCGTACCTTGGCTGCCACTTGCAGCTCGGGGCGAAAAAGTCGGACCAGCACTGTTTGGGTAAAGTGGGGATGAAagttgttttaattgaattgaCGATGTTTAGCGATTTTGAGGTTGTCTGGCTGGAGACGGTTGGAGCATTCTCGGGAGCAAGCTCCGGACGTTTTTCAACAGCGTATGCTAGAATCATATGCGTGTCCGTCCTTCCGTTCTTGCATTGGTTGTGTTCTGAGTGGATGAAAATTGTTAAATAAACGCTCCTCTATTTCTGGCCTTGAGCCATTGGGAGAAGTAGTTATGATTGGGCCGAGAGCTTAGCAGTAGATTGGGGGTAAAAAGTATTCATTTAATATGAGCCACTTTAATGCCACCGCTTCTAATGCCACCACTTCTGACGGGGCCAGATGTTGATGGAATAATAATTTATCCATCAGGCTGTTGTTTTTTGATGACGCTTTGGGATTTGGGAAGCCTGTGTCCAATGTCCGGCGAGGCAATTGGCAAACCACATGCTACTAACCGATTCTTTTTGCttgcatcgtcatcatcgttttTAGTATCACACAATTGAATAAGTAATGGTGATACGGCGTACACACCGACCATCCGATGGTGCCGGCGAGGTATCGCTCATGAGAATTTAATTCCACGGACGGTGTTTTAATTACAGAGTGCAGGATCaggcctgcagcagcagcagcagcagcaacagggacGGTAAGTGCACACACGTCATAAAGCAAATCTCGCACCGAGCTGTCCCCGGGGTGCCATTTTCGGGATGCATTTAGCACTTAACTGGCGTTCTGGGTTTGGATGGTTGGACATTCGTTGGCGACACGCGAGGTTCGTTTGCATGTTGATACATTAATTCACCTGTGAGAGGGAGGTTTCTGATGTGATTATAACATATGACTTTGACGGTTTGATGTTCTAGTACTTGTGGTAAATTGATCCTTCCTAACGATAGTTTggtttttaaataatcaacTTTTTCTTATGTGTAATGATCttgttgaataatttgtttgttcgtgACTGTGAACTCTTCAAAGTGAATTCGTAAACAAAAACCTGCTCGAAAAAGACGTCAAAAAAGATGTTTGCTTTTGCACGCCAGCACGCTTTGCTTATCAATCTCAATGCTACGGAACTACGGAGTCGCCGGGTGTGCGGTTAAGCAAATGATCGTTTGCATTTACTTTAGAAGTTAGTTGTTCAAAAAATGATCATATTTTTAATCTTGACATTAAGTGTTTCTCAAGCGATTGGTGAAGTAGAACAGAATGCAGGATGTGGGTTTGGATTCGAGCTGTTGATGGCAAAGTTAGAAGCAATAGAAGACAGGTACGCATGGTAGAGATGTGGAGAATGTGTAGCAAACTATAGCTTCTAATGTTACAGATTGATTGCCCTTGAGACACGGCTGGAGAATGCATCACCAAACACAATACAAACCGAGAATATTCAAGCAGTCCAGAAATCAGAAAGAATCGTTGAAGAACGTTCCAATATCATTCCAGTGCCTGAGCCcaacagcaaacaagcaaTACAACAGCCAATAGAAGCGAAAGTCGAACCCGCACGGTCAAAGTATCCACTCGGCATCGAGCCTACCGCAGAACAGCTTGCACTAGGTGAAGACAGCATTTACAGCTCGTGCCGCGAGGTCCCATCCAGGGTCAGTGGCGTATTTCTTATCAAAATTTCGGACGATGCCCGGCCAATGAATTTGCTCTGCGATGCGCACGCAAACGACGTCGGGTGGATCGTGGTGCAGAATCGTTTCAACGGTTCGGAATCGTTCTATCGCAAGTGGAGCGACTACGAGGCCGGATTTGGCAGCTTGGATGGGGAGTTTTGGCTCGGGCTGGAGCGCATTAGCCAGCTGGTGAACAATGGGCGCCGGTGGGAGATTATGTTTTTGCTGACAAACTGGGGAGGACTTATACAGTACAGCAGGTTCACCAAGTTCCAGTTTGGCAATGCGGACGATGGATACATGCTGAAGCAGGCGACATCTTACTCGGGCAATGCGGGCGACTCGATCAGTCGACATGCGGGTATGAAGTTTACAACGTACGATCGAGATAACGATGCGGCACCGTACAACTGTGCGAAGAAGCATCGCGGTGGTTGGTGGTACCATCAGCAGTGTGTTACCAGGTAATTGTATAGAATGTTTAACAATTGTAGATCATTCTTAGCATAACTACtacttttttgtatgttttagcAATCTTAATGGCGTGTACGGTAATACGTTTAGTGATCAGTCAAACAGTTGGATGACGATGAAACCTAATGGCTGGGGATTGAAGGCATCAAAAATTATGATACGAGAAATGTTGTAAATGATACTACtacggaaatggaaaataaatatctAGGAGATAGTTTCAGATGAGTGTTGTGGAGTATAGGTGTCATTTTCTAAAGTTTTGTTTGTCGTACAAACAAGAAGTCAGTACATAATTACATTAATACATTAATTTGCTACACAGCGTCGAGAATATACGCAAACCGTTAAAAGGGAGTAAAAAAGCTTTTGGACAATATAATTTTGGAAAACATATTTAAGCATTAATATAAAAGGAGTGAGAGTTATTAACAAATTCCTGATTTCTTCtagatattaaaaaaaaaaaactgtgaatggaataaaacattaatgaGCTATATACAAAATTTCGATCAACTATGTTCAAAATGGTTGTAGATAGACCAGGGCCGTTGTGCGAGTAACATATAAATTGTAACCATCCATTTAGTTTATTTTGCAATCTATAAAatgttcctttttgttttgcaacaaGTCCAACATTTTCCTATCACACGGCGCATCTCCGTTTCTCCCAAGAAAATGGTCAATGCCTTCGAGCGAATCCTTTAAAGCCGTACCGCTCCCTTTCCAGGGAAAACGACCGCGCAGAACAAACACCAATCAATACAGAAATCTGTTGACACaggacaaaaatgaaaaacggTTTGTTTGTCCCGTCACTGGCAACGCTGGCACTCCAAAACTAAGTTCACCCTCTTCTCGGCTTCACATTCGCTTCTATAACAACAACGCGCGCACCAGGATGAAGAAGGGGAATCTAAAACCAAACACTCGCACTGACGCTGACTGGCAGCAAATCCACTGGCAAAAAGAAAGCCTGGCAGAAGCAAACGACAAGTGGCACGGCATGGTGAGATGAATTTGAAACATTCATTTACTTTATCGTCTATTTCGAAATCCGTTTCGCAGCTGACACCACTGTCACCGAGACCCCCGGGGACAGTGGCCGGCGGCCGTGTGTGCAGGTGAAAAAACTGGCCGCTCACAGCCCGACCCGCGCCTAATGGAGGGAAAAGTTTTGCGCAATTCCGAGCTGACCATTCCGGTCGCTTGTGCTAGCTGGGAGGGGGGCAACCAGCGGCAGGAGGAATCGAACCGGAATCGAACTGTTTCGAAAGGTGGCACATATTTTTCTGATGGTAGGTCATTTGATGAAACTCAATAATCATAAGCATCGGAAATGGCATTTCCTGACAGGCGGGCAGGGCACAGGCAGGGCCTACGCAATCGATACGCAAACGTtctgtgtgcgtctgtgtgtgagtgtgcgtttgTTCTTGGAAAGCCGACCGTCACCTGTACCGAATTGGTCATCATAAATCTTCCCCCTAGTACGCACAGGATGCGGCCCCTAGCGTACGAACAAAAAATGTCCATTCACTTTACGGGGGCAGTTTGgctgttttttcttgttcaaGATAAAGGCgggaatgttaaaaaaaataataattgaagACATGCTGTTTGGCATCAGCACAATTTCCTTTGCTCCGAACGCGTTCCACTGACAGGGGCACTACGTGTCTGGGGCAGCAAAGCACATTCACCCAGAGAGGAAGCAATTTGAACTTTCTTGCTCCGGTTCCTGAACCTCCTCCCGAAGCCAACCGGACAGTGGAGGAGTGAATGAAACTCGGACAGCTTCCGGCAGGACATAAAACGGGCGGGCGGGCGGTCGAGGCGAGCGAAACGATAGGGCAAAGGATGTACCCCTACTGATATCGCTTATCATTTCGGGGTTTGAGTTTCGCGAACGATATTTCATTTAATACGTTCGGTTTGGCAATAACCGATGCGAGagaaaacggggaaaaataaaatactttctAAAGTGAGTTCCCTCCCGCGTAAGTGTAATGATTGAACTCTGTGTGGCTCTAAAGTGAAGCCAAGTGGCCCTTACGGTGACGGTTTATTGCTTCGTCCGATTGTAGTCCGAGCTGAttttatttatgcattttgaTTTGCAAATAAAACCTAGTCCAGCGTTCGGACTGGACTGTCATAAACAGGCCTGTGTAAAGGTAAGTCGAGCGAAGAGAGCGTAGGCGAGATTTATCGCGCTGGCTGCCCTATTGGTTCGCATCCTGTGTGTTGCCCCCGCCCGCCATCTGGAAAGGTACACGAGCGCACGAGCAGATCGTAAAGTTTTGGGGAAGTCTATTAAACTTGATAAGTGGCTGTTGAATGGGCGCACGGTTCATGCTCGCCGTCACGGTGATGATTGAATTTCTTTACGAACGCATTAAGGCACTCGTTGCGACTGATAAAAGGTGTGGAATGATTTAGGAGAGGAGCATAACTAGGCGGCGGTTGGTTGGTCCGTTGATGAGGGACTTGGTTTATGATGTATTTTAtctataatttaaaaattgaacCGATTTTTTCCTGGGTATACAAACAGTCTAATTCAGGAAATTATTCCCAGACAAAGAGACTTTCCGTTCAGTAGAAGTGCATAGTTTTTGCCGAACTTGAGACTGATCTTGAAATCGTCTGTGCCTGCCCTTTTTCACCATGTTGCTAACTACTCCCTTGCAGTGGCAGTCGAAAGACGCCCATCGAAAAGTGCAACCCCAAAAGTGCGGAACAATTGACCGGGCATAGTGGCTACTTCATTTAAATCCACTCGATACCTGAGCAATCGCTGCCGAGAAAGGTGACTACTCTCGAGTGCGTTCCCAACCTTTTTGCGTCCCATCCTTCACACGCGCCCGTCGATTGAAGCGTTGTTGCCTATTAATTGCACACTGGCTGAGATGTTCTTGAAATGGCTTGGTCCTAAAATCGAAGCCCTCCTTTTTTCTACGCTTGCTGTGGATGATAAATGAACCCGaatagacagagagagagagagagagagagagagagatgatacacgtgtgtgtgtgtggtaaagGACTGTGTGTGGTTGGTGATAAGCACTGGCACCGGGCGTAGCGAGTAAGTGTTATTCAACTACACGCTTTTGCTCCTCCGGTGCAGGTTTGCAAGCTCGAGGGGCACATATGCTCTTTTTAGAAGGACCTTCTGCAGCAAATTGGTAGAAGAAGATCGACTCCCACTCGTGCGCAACACTTGGTCCGCAAAGCCGTCCGAGAGGGGGAGCAGTGGTGCAAAGTATCCGTTCCGTGCCGTGTGCGCACTTGATTGTTGATGCCAGCGGGCGAAGCAAACCCACCGTACGTGTGGGTTTTCGGTTGCATCGAGATTGCTCTCTTGAGAAAAACGAACGAGCAGGTTGATACCGACACCGACGGACACGGAAAGACAGATAGGACATGCGAGCCAGCTGGAAAGAGTCGTCCAAATCAACCCCGGGCCAGTAGGGGTGTGAGTGGAATACACTTCCTTACGCTTCAACCGTCGACGGATCGAGATAAGGGATTTTTAATATTGTGAcgtttccttttgctttcgcTCCCGCACGAACGAAGGGCAGCAAAATTCAAACTTGGCAGTTTGGCCGTGACACAACCGACGCACGGCGTTGTCAGGCGAGCGTTACCTTTTCTCCTCGATAGTACAGCCATCCAACTCCCTCTGCTCCCAGACTGCTACGGCCGTGCTGGAGAGAATGGGACAAGAATCATCAGGTACTTTTGTCACGATTTTTCTGCATTCAACAATGCACCGCAATGCACCGTGCTTGGGGGGAGGGTGGTTAAAATGCAGCGACGATACCGCCACTCGGGTAGCGTCTGTTAGGGTGCCGTTGGCGTTAGTTAGGGATAAGAGTGCAAAGAATAGCACTTCGGGCGTCTGTTCCGGGACTGCTTTTCCTTAGTCAgagcttttcttttcattgaACAGTGtctctgctgctgttgttgttgttatttttgccGCAGCTACTGGCCAACGCTGTGTGGCATACGTTATCTTCAGCATTTTGAATGGGACCGTTGGAACATTGGGATTTGCAGATGATCTTTTATTTACTGGTGCCAGACTATTAAATATCAAATTAAAGGTTATCGATTAATCAATTCTAAAATAAACTTGATTGATTAGGATTGATTGTCATATATgcgaatttaaaaatataaaaagaaatgaatttaaaattgaacaggtaaaacaacaaaattaactATGATTTGGAACAGTAAAGGATAAAATGCGATCTAAAATATGTCATAATAAATAAAGGCAGGTTAAAGTTAAAAATATTGACttaacaaatagaaaaaatgtAACATACAATTCAAAGTAACAAGTTATAGATactgttggcacgatatcgaccGCGTGTGATCGGACAGGGAACAGCATTATTTACAAACATTAAGCTGACTTGACAACTCGATCAAATACCCAAAATACCCGGCAGATGGCGTACAAGATTCACAAAGAGAGATAACACGATTAGATTGTGCGACAACCAGATCTCCGAAATAAGGGCCAATTCGCGAGCAGGTCAAATAGGGTCAAATAGCACAGCTGATCGAGGAACAGGGCGCCATCGCCAAACGCGGttagtagcaaatattaagCTAGAAAGGACAGACGAATTTTTAAACTGCGCAAATAAATACGAAATACACAAAGCCAGTTCTGAAAACGTCTACCAGCTACTCGAAATAAATAGATAGCTACATCCGTagcaacatttaaaaattcgtGCGAAACTTTCTAACGCAAGTTATTTCTTATAAAAGTGTTCGCGATGACCAAGCGCGGATTTGATTGTGGTGGCTGCGAGCGGCATAACACCGTGGAAGATATGGTGCCTTGCGAAAAGTGCAGAAAGTGGTACCATTACGGGTGTGTCGGCGTCACTGTGATGTTAAAATCTTGGtgcaatttgtgtgtgatgaagGTGGCAAAGTGCGA encodes the following:
- the LOC1270275 gene encoding angiopoietin-related protein 1, with product MIIFLILTLSVSQAIGEVEQNAGCGFGFELLMAKLEAIEDRLIALETRLENASPNTIQTENIQAVQKSERIVEERSNIIPVPEPNSKQAIQQPIEAKVEPARSKYPLGIEPTAEQLALGEDSIYSSCREVPSRVSGVFLIKISDDARPMNLLCDAHANDVGWIVVQNRFNGSESFYRKWSDYEAGFGSLDGEFWLGLERISQLVNNGRRWEIMFLLTNWGGLIQYSRFTKFQFGNADDGYMLKQATSYSGNAGDSISRHAGMKFTTYDRDNDAAPYNCAKKHRGGWWYHQQCVTSNLNGVYGNTFSDQSNSWMTMKPNGWGLKASKIMIREML